Genomic window (Pseudomonas sp. L5B5):
GGTACGCGCTGACCCGGGCCCAGGACCCCGGATCGGATCAGCTCGGCGATGTCGTCGGCGAATTTTTCGTAGCGTTTCATCTGCGGTGCAAGATCCAGTCTGGTCATCGGTGCGACATGCGTAGGGTAGCGAGAGAAAAGGGCCGCGACCCGCGGGCGCCAGGGTGGAGCAGGGCGCCTGCGGGTGCTCGTTACGTGGCCTGGGATATCCCTCGCCACGCCATTCTAGAGGTTCAGCGGTTCAGCGGCGCGACAAAACGACTGGCCGCCACGGCCTGGATGCTCGGCTCGTCGCTGTCGCTGACCTTGAAGCTGATGCCCTGGGAACTGCTTTGTGCGCGTTCCTGGAGCAACGCCACCGAGACCGGCAGGTCGATGATTTCCCCCGGGGCCAGGCTCAGTTCGGTCTTGCCTTGCAGCTCGAAACCTTCGCCATCGACCAGGGCCACCTTGTACTGCTGGCGTTCCTGGGTCTTGTTGATGATCTTCAGGCTATAGATGTTCTCGATCTGCCCCAGGGCGTTCTCGCGGAACAGGCCACGGTCCTTGGTCACGTCCAGGGAGACCATCGGCCGTTGCACCAGGGCCAGGGCCAGGGCGCCGATCATGACCAGCATCACCACGCTATACCCCACCAAGCGTGGGCGCAGCAGGTGGGTCTTGCCTCCTTGCAGTTCATGTTCGGAGGTATAGGAGATCAGGCCGCGGGCATAGCCCATCTTGTCCATGATCGAGTCGCAGGCGTCGATGCAGGCCGCACAGCCAATGCATTCCATCTGCAGGCCGTCGCGGATGTCGATGCCGGTCGGGCAGACCTGCACGCACACCTGGCAATCGATGCAGTCGCCCAGCCCGACGTCGGCCGGCTTGACATCGCGCTTGCGCGGGCCGCGGCTCTCGCCCCGGGCCGGGTTGTAGGAAATGGTCAGGGTGTCCTTGTCGAACATCACACTCTGGAAGCGTGCGTATGGGCACATGTGCATGCACACCGCCTCGCGCATCCAGCCGGCATTGATATAGGTGGCGGCGGCGAAAAACAGCACCCAGAACAGGCTCAGGCCACCGATCTGCAGGGTCAGCAGTTCCTGGGCCAGGGGCCGGATCGGGGTGAAGTAGCCGACGAAGGTCAGGCCGGTCAGCACGCTGATACCCAGCCACAAGGTGTGCTTCAGGGCCCGGCGCACGAGCTTGTTGGCTCCCCATGGAGCCGCCTGCAGCTTGATTCGCTGGTTGCGGTCGCCTTCCGTGACCTTCTCGCACCACATGAACAGCCAGGTCCATGAGCTCTGCGGACAGGTGTAGCCGCACCACACCCGGCCCGCGAACACCGTGATGGAGAACAGGCCGAACGCGCAGATGATCAGCAGCGCCGAGAGGAGGATGAAGTCCTGGGGCCAGAACGTGGCGCCGAAGATGTGGAACTTGCTTTCGGCCAGGTCCCACAGGACCGCCTGGCGTCCGCCCCAGTTCAGCCAGACGGTACCGAAGAACATCAGGAACAGGAAACCCGCGCCACTCATGCGCAGGGTGCGGAACAGGCCGCTGAAACTACGGGTATAGACGTGCTTGTCGGTGCTCTTCGTCTTCATCTGTTTAGGGCGTGAAGGTTCGAAGGTCTCTACTAATCGGACGGGGATTCTTTCGCTCATGGTCGTTCGCTCATCAGCCTCCATCAGGCCGCGCAACTATGACCACGGATCTGTTTGCATAACAGACTCAGCTATTTGATAAAAAAGCGGATCAGATGGCCCCTTGAGGAGACCTGCGACAACTTGCTGCACCCCGGCAAGTTCCCCGGGACCTGGCCCCGCAGCCTGATGGCACAGGGCTACGGGGCGGGCTGTGATCCAGGTCAGTCAAATCACCGAATCACCGTCGGTGGCCTTGAGGTGGCGGCGGCTGTCAGTGGCACCTGCTACGGTCAAGGCGTCGGCTTCTGCTTCGGTGATGTAGATCCGCTCGCCCTTGATCTCCACTGCCGACATCGACTTGGCGCTGTCGGTGATGATGGTCACGGCACTGGCGGGCAGGCGTTCGTGCAGGGTCTGGGTGTCGAAATAGCAGTCTTGCTGGTCGATGCGCAGGCTCATGTCGGGTACCTCCAGGCAATGGGCATATTCCTTAGGTCTCCGGGGCGCGGCCAGGGTTCGCTGCTGGCGATCAACGGTGCCCGGCAGTGATTGCGGTTCAGAGGCCTGGCACCTTTTGCCGGGCGCTGCGGTCCACCGCTCACACGCCCTCGTGTTGCGCCGATGGCCGGCACGGGTTCCTGGAGGAGCGATCGATGGACGCCTGGTGGTATGAAGTCTGGCTGACCCTGCAAGCCGAATTCGCCGATATCGGCGATGCCCGGCAACTGACCCGGATCGTCCTGCGCCTGCTGCTGGCGGCAGTGCTGGGCGCAGTCCTGGGGTTCGAACGAGAACAGAAGGGCAAGGCCGCCGGGGTGCGCACCCACATGCTGGTGGCCATGGGGGCTGCGCTGTTCGTGCTGGTGCCGAGCTTGTCCGGGGCCCAGTCCGATGCCATGAGCCGGGTGCTCCAGGGGGTCATCGC
Coding sequences:
- the ccoG gene encoding cytochrome c oxidase accessory protein CcoG; the protein is MSERIPVRLVETFEPSRPKQMKTKSTDKHVYTRSFSGLFRTLRMSGAGFLFLMFFGTVWLNWGGRQAVLWDLAESKFHIFGATFWPQDFILLSALLIICAFGLFSITVFAGRVWCGYTCPQSSWTWLFMWCEKVTEGDRNQRIKLQAAPWGANKLVRRALKHTLWLGISVLTGLTFVGYFTPIRPLAQELLTLQIGGLSLFWVLFFAAATYINAGWMREAVCMHMCPYARFQSVMFDKDTLTISYNPARGESRGPRKRDVKPADVGLGDCIDCQVCVQVCPTGIDIRDGLQMECIGCAACIDACDSIMDKMGYARGLISYTSEHELQGGKTHLLRPRLVGYSVVMLVMIGALALALVQRPMVSLDVTKDRGLFRENALGQIENIYSLKIINKTQERQQYKVALVDGEGFELQGKTELSLAPGEIIDLPVSVALLQERAQSSSQGISFKVSDSDEPSIQAVAASRFVAPLNR
- a CDS encoding DUF3203 family protein, with product MSLRIDQQDCYFDTQTLHERLPASAVTIITDSAKSMSAVEIKGERIYITEAEADALTVAGATDSRRHLKATDGDSVI
- a CDS encoding MgtC/SapB family protein → MDAWWYEVWLTLQAEFADIGDARQLTRIVLRLLLAAVLGAVLGFEREQKGKAAGVRTHMLVAMGAALFVLVPSLSGAQSDAMSRVLQGVIAGIGFLGAGTILKGREEDQGQHVKGLTTAAGLWMTAAIGVAAGMGRESTALLSTLLALMVFSLMPVIVRRLEKP